One window from the genome of Chiroxiphia lanceolata isolate bChiLan1 chromosome 15, bChiLan1.pri, whole genome shotgun sequence encodes:
- the SPINK9 gene encoding serine protease inhibitor Kazal-type 9, whose translation MSAPTDTWTHTGAKRAGILEGQIGCGTGQEPLFAMKTTGVFVLLALAVLCLANADKENEVDCSEYRRLERGKPIYCERLYQPFCGSDGKTYNNKCSFCKAVLRSRGALRVKQVGVC comes from the exons ATGTCTGCTCCCAcagacacatggacacacactGGAGCTAAACGTGCTGGAATACTTGAAGGACAGATCGGCTGTGGAACAGGTCAAGAACCCCTGTTTGCCATGAAGACAACAGGAGTCTTTGTGCTCCTCGCTCTGGCAGTTCTTTGCTTGGCAA ATGCTGACAAAGAGAATGAA GTGGACTGCAGTGAATACAGAAGGTTAGAGAGAGGAAAACCCATTTACTGCGAAAGACTCTATCAACCCTTCTGCGGCTCTGATGGAAAAACATATAACAACAAATGTTCTTTCTGCAAAGCAGTCCT GAGAAGTAGAGGTGCCTTACGTGTGAAGCAAGTAGGGGTCTGCTGA